Part of the Micromonospora tarapacensis genome is shown below.
CCACCACGCGTTCCAGCTCGGTGGAGGACTTCTCGATCCGCCGGGTCAGCTCGGCGGGGGAGGGTTCGGCCCGGGCCACCGTTGCCGGCATGACCAGCACCAACGAGAAGGCGGTGACCGTCAGGGCGCGCAGCGTGTGCGTCAGGGACGACAAGAGCTCGAATGCTCCTCTCCCGGGGCCGGCGCGGGCTGCTGATGCTCCGCGACGGCATCGGCCCAGTGCCGTCCGGGTGGACGGCGGCCGACCGGGCCGACCTGCCCAACCTAGTACGGGACGGGAGTCGTCCGCAGAGAAAGTCGGGACCAATGGTGGTGGTGGGGCCGGCCGTTCGACGTGCAAGTCGCAGTTGACTACCTATGTAGGCAGATGCCGGACTGGTCGCTCCCGGCATATGACGTCGGATGCCACACCGCTATAACCGATAAGACGGACTTGGAATGCTCTTTCCGGCGGGAGGTACCCCGGTCGGGCGCCCGTGACCACGGGAAACGGTCGGCTCGGCTGGCGGGCGCAGCACACAATGAAGCGCGCAGCCGGGATTCCCGTCGACCGGCATCGATGCAGAGGCCGACGGAACCCGACCCGGCGCTGGCAGCCGTGGGAGGAGGGGCCGTGAACGGTGATGGCGCGACGACGCGACCGCCGCGGACGCCACGCGGCGCCGGCAGGGAGCCGAGGCTGCTCTACGCCCGACCCGGAATCATCGTCACGGTCGACCGGTTCACGGTCGGCCGCGCCAGCTGGCGGGTCGCCGAGCTGACCCACCTGCACAGCACGCGGGGACCGCACGACCGGGTGGCGACCCGGGCGGTGCTGGTCTCCGCTGTGATGATCGGCGGTGTCGGCCTGCTGCTCGGCTTCAGCGGAGGATTGCAACGGCTCACCGCCGGGGCGTACCTCCTGCTCGGCGCCGTGTTCCTGGTGCCGGTGCTGCTCGCGGCGGCCGGCGACCGGTGGCGCCCGCCGGCATACGAACTGT
Proteins encoded:
- a CDS encoding DUF6232 family protein — protein: MNGDGATTRPPRTPRGAGREPRLLYARPGIIVTVDRFTVGRASWRVAELTHLHSTRGPHDRVATRAVLVSAVMIGGVGLLLGFSGGLQRLTAGAYLLLGAVFLVPVLLAAAGDRWRPPAYELWGRCAGVDELLFSSDDEQQFGQVSRALRRARESNGYGGWEDPMATADPWRPRR